In the Verrucomicrobiia bacterium genome, one interval contains:
- a CDS encoding tetratricopeptide repeat protein, with product MVPPAMMVTTKKRGVSRSAPWSWWALALALTAGCSPPGVKELLEGDRLVREGQYHEAIKPLQKASALLPNNALAWNQLGVAHHYAGLPDGAETAYRKALAINPNLVAARWNLACLCLELNRAADAAQHFGSVLVFDAKNADFQLMHAIALVRAGKADEAERSFKSYLAARGAQPEALNGLAIAQWMRNRPQEAAASLQNVLQIAPQHRPATLNLAILHHTHLGNKPLALKYYQRYLSFTPEPPFRAQVAQVAKLLEAELHGAASATTNLVTTPTPPPPTSPPPPALTAPTNLARGPAATNPAVAPSPPPRTNRPANPEAVAAVTRPATSAPPAAPAITTTTTTPPAAPEPAPPPPPGAARRYTYLRPPKPEPGDRTKALTHYQAGEAARQAQNWADAQKHYEAAVKADPTLFEAHAMLGRVAMENRDWPRALSAYEQALVLQPEAASTRFNFALALHQAGFAADAVAEFERFYAAQPQETNGRMFVANIYLQELHDVPKARAHYQRLLELQPNHPQAAALREWLRQHP from the coding sequence ATGGTACCACCAGCGATGATGGTCACCACCAAAAAACGGGGTGTATCGCGCAGCGCCCCCTGGAGCTGGTGGGCGCTGGCACTCGCCTTGACGGCGGGTTGCTCGCCCCCCGGCGTCAAGGAATTGCTGGAGGGAGACCGCCTGGTGCGCGAGGGGCAATACCACGAGGCCATCAAGCCCCTCCAAAAAGCCTCCGCTCTCCTGCCCAACAACGCGCTCGCCTGGAACCAGCTCGGCGTGGCCCATCACTACGCCGGCCTGCCCGATGGCGCCGAAACCGCCTACCGCAAGGCCCTGGCCATCAATCCCAATCTGGTGGCGGCCCGCTGGAATCTGGCCTGCCTCTGCCTGGAATTAAACCGGGCGGCCGATGCCGCCCAGCACTTCGGCAGTGTGCTCGTTTTCGACGCCAAAAACGCGGACTTCCAACTGATGCATGCCATCGCGCTGGTGCGCGCCGGCAAGGCCGATGAAGCCGAACGCAGCTTCAAAAGTTACCTCGCCGCCCGCGGCGCGCAACCCGAGGCGCTGAACGGCCTGGCCATCGCCCAATGGATGCGCAACCGCCCCCAGGAAGCCGCCGCCTCCCTGCAAAATGTGTTGCAGATCGCGCCCCAGCATCGGCCCGCCACCCTCAACCTCGCCATCCTGCATCACACCCATCTGGGCAACAAGCCGCTGGCCCTGAAATACTATCAGCGCTACCTCAGTTTCACTCCCGAGCCGCCTTTCCGCGCCCAGGTGGCGCAGGTGGCCAAACTGTTGGAGGCCGAGCTGCACGGCGCCGCCTCCGCCACCACCAACCTTGTCACCACCCCAACGCCTCCCCCACCCACCTCGCCCCCGCCCCCCGCCCTCACCGCCCCCACCAACTTGGCCCGCGGGCCTGCGGCAACCAATCCTGCCGTCGCCCCCTCCCCGCCGCCCCGCACCAACCGGCCGGCCAACCCCGAGGCAGTGGCCGCCGTGACCCGGCCCGCCACTTCTGCGCCCCCGGCGGCCCCCGCCATCACCACCACTACCACCACGCCGCCCGCCGCCCCCGAACCGGCACCCCCCCCGCCGCCGGGAGCCGCCCGGCGTTACACCTATCTGCGCCCCCCCAAACCGGAGCCCGGCGACCGCACCAAAGCCCTGACGCACTATCAGGCGGGCGAAGCCGCCCGCCAGGCCCAAAATTGGGCTGACGCCCAGAAGCATTACGAAGCCGCCGTCAAAGCCGATCCCACGCTCTTTGAAGCCCATGCCATGCTCGGGCGCGTGGCCATGGAAAACCGGGACTGGCCCCGGGCCTTGTCGGCGTATGAGCAGGCCCTCGTGTTGCAACCCGAGGCCGCCAGCACCCGCTTCAATTTTGCGCTCGCTCTGCACCAGGCCGGTTTTGCCGCCGATGCGGTGGCCGAATTTGAACGCTTCTACGCCGCCCAGCCCCAGGAAACCAACGGCCGCATGTTTGTGGCCAACATCTACCTGCAGGAATTGCACGACGTGCCCAAGGCCCGCGCTCATTACCAGCGCCTGCTCGAACTGCAGCCCAATCATCCCCAGGCTGCGGCCCTCCGCGAGTGGCTGCGGCAGCACCCCTAG